The following are encoded in a window of Myxocyprinus asiaticus isolate MX2 ecotype Aquarium Trade chromosome 17, UBuf_Myxa_2, whole genome shotgun sequence genomic DNA:
- the ptgr2 gene encoding prostaglandin reductase 2 isoform X1, producing MLDAASPFTLTLRPIRRAPGCHVIVSGRRAVGARVILNASDFGKLSYKIRAGSKDMLKVKRAVLQSRPGKNGHPVPENFRVEEMMKSSELKEGQVLVRTLFLSVDPYMRCRMNDDTGADYLLPWRLEESVDGGGVGVVEVSENDALSVGSVVTSFNWRWQTYDVMDGSLLQKVDPEMVCGHLSYVLGAVGMPGLTALLGVREKGHVTPGTNQTMVISGAAGACGSVAGQIGRLDGCERVVGICGSDQKCQTLVTELGFTAAINYRNGDISSALRELCPKGIDIYFDNVGGPISDAVISQMNPGGHVILCGQISQYNKDVPYPPPLSKDTQEALRHKNITRERFVVLNYMEKHEEGLVQLSHWVKTDQIKVLETVVNGIENMGGMLHISEAFCSMMTGGNVGKQVVKVSD from the exons ATGCTAGATGCAGCCAGCCCTTTCACGCTCACCCTGCGGCCAATCAGAAGAGCGCCTGGGTGTCACGTGATTGTTTCAGGACGTCGCGCAGTAGGCGCACGTGTGATTTTGAACGCGTCTGACTTTGGCAAATTGAGCTATAAAATCAGAGCAGGAAGTAAGGACATGTTAAAGGTGAAAAGAGCTGTGTTGCAGTCTCGCCCAG GCAAAAATGGTCATCCGGTTCCAGAGAATTTCCGCGTTGAAGAGATGATGAAATCAAGTGAGCTGAAAGAAGGACAGGTGTTAGTTCGGACATTGTTTCTGTCAGTTGACCCTTACATG CGCTGTCGCATGAACGATGATACTGGTGCTGACTACCTGTTGCCGTGGAGATTAGAGGAGTCTGTGGATGGAGGTGGAGTTGGTGTAGTCGAAGTCAGCGAAAATGATGCATTATCAGTTGGCAGTGTTGTCACCTCCTTCAACTGGCGTTGGCAGACCTACGATGTGATGGATGGCAGTCTTTTACAGAAG GTTGACCCAGAGATGGTATGTGGTCACCTGTCATATGTTCTCGGAGCAGTGGGCATGCCTGGTCTTACGGCTCTATTAGGTGTGAGAGAGAAGGGCCATGTGACTCCAGGAACCAACCAGACAATGGTTATCAGTGGAGCAGCTGGAGCTTGTGGGTCAGTTGCTGGACAG ATTGGCAGATTGGATGGTTGTGAGAGAGTGGTTGGGAtctgtggttccgaccagaaatGTCAGACCTTGGTTACTGAACTTGGCTTTACCGCGGCTATAAACTACAGGAATGGAGACATAAGCTCAGCGCTGAGGGAGCTTTGCCCCAAAGGGATTGATATATACTTTGACAATGTGGGTGGTCCCATCAGTGATGCTGTTATATCACAG ATGAATCCTGGTGGTCATGTGATCCTGTGTGGCCAAATTTCACAGTACAATAAGGATGTGCCTTACCCTCCACCTCTAAGTAAGGATACCCAAGAAGCTTTGCGCCACAAAAATATCACCAG GGAGAGATTTGTTGTATTGAACTACATGGAAAAACACGAAGAAGGCCTTGTGCAGCTCAGTCACTGGGTAAAGACAGACCAGATAAAG GTGTTGGAAACTGTTGTAAATGGTATAGAAAACATGGGAG GTATGTTGCATATTTCAGAGGCATTCTGCTCCATGATGACCGGGGGCAACGTAGGTAAACAAGTCGTCAAAGTTTCAGACTGA
- the ptgr2 gene encoding prostaglandin reductase 2 isoform X2, with product MLDAASPFTLTLRPIRRAPGCHVIVSGRRAVGARVILNASDFGKLSYKIRAGSKDMLKVKRAVLQSRPGKNGHPVPENFRVEEMMKSSELKEGQVLVRTLFLSVDPYMRCRMNDDTGADYLLPWRLEESVDGGGVGVVEVSENDALSVGSVVTSFNWRWQTYDVMDGSLLQKVDPEMVCGHLSYVLGAVGMPGLTALLGVREKGHVTPGTNQTMVISGAAGACGSVAGQIGRLDGCERVVGICGSDQKCQTLVTELGFTAAINYRNGDISSALRELCPKGIDIYFDNVGGPISDAVISQMNPGGHVILCGQISQYNKDVPYPPPLSKDTQEALRHKNITRERFVVLNYMEKHEEGLVQLSHWVKTDQIKVLETVVNGIENMGEAFCSMMTGGNVGKQVVKVSD from the exons ATGCTAGATGCAGCCAGCCCTTTCACGCTCACCCTGCGGCCAATCAGAAGAGCGCCTGGGTGTCACGTGATTGTTTCAGGACGTCGCGCAGTAGGCGCACGTGTGATTTTGAACGCGTCTGACTTTGGCAAATTGAGCTATAAAATCAGAGCAGGAAGTAAGGACATGTTAAAGGTGAAAAGAGCTGTGTTGCAGTCTCGCCCAG GCAAAAATGGTCATCCGGTTCCAGAGAATTTCCGCGTTGAAGAGATGATGAAATCAAGTGAGCTGAAAGAAGGACAGGTGTTAGTTCGGACATTGTTTCTGTCAGTTGACCCTTACATG CGCTGTCGCATGAACGATGATACTGGTGCTGACTACCTGTTGCCGTGGAGATTAGAGGAGTCTGTGGATGGAGGTGGAGTTGGTGTAGTCGAAGTCAGCGAAAATGATGCATTATCAGTTGGCAGTGTTGTCACCTCCTTCAACTGGCGTTGGCAGACCTACGATGTGATGGATGGCAGTCTTTTACAGAAG GTTGACCCAGAGATGGTATGTGGTCACCTGTCATATGTTCTCGGAGCAGTGGGCATGCCTGGTCTTACGGCTCTATTAGGTGTGAGAGAGAAGGGCCATGTGACTCCAGGAACCAACCAGACAATGGTTATCAGTGGAGCAGCTGGAGCTTGTGGGTCAGTTGCTGGACAG ATTGGCAGATTGGATGGTTGTGAGAGAGTGGTTGGGAtctgtggttccgaccagaaatGTCAGACCTTGGTTACTGAACTTGGCTTTACCGCGGCTATAAACTACAGGAATGGAGACATAAGCTCAGCGCTGAGGGAGCTTTGCCCCAAAGGGATTGATATATACTTTGACAATGTGGGTGGTCCCATCAGTGATGCTGTTATATCACAG ATGAATCCTGGTGGTCATGTGATCCTGTGTGGCCAAATTTCACAGTACAATAAGGATGTGCCTTACCCTCCACCTCTAAGTAAGGATACCCAAGAAGCTTTGCGCCACAAAAATATCACCAG GGAGAGATTTGTTGTATTGAACTACATGGAAAAACACGAAGAAGGCCTTGTGCAGCTCAGTCACTGGGTAAAGACAGACCAGATAAAG GTGTTGGAAACTGTTGTAAATGGTATAGAAAACATGGGAG AGGCATTCTGCTCCATGATGACCGGGGGCAACGTAGGTAAACAAGTCGTCAAAGTTTCAGACTGA